The proteins below are encoded in one region of Takifugu rubripes chromosome 1, fTakRub1.2, whole genome shotgun sequence:
- the LOC115252590 gene encoding olfactory receptor 1D2-like — MKENPYFNSEFYTEDVTIFTLSGFNGIINYRFTLFALTFVCYCVIVQVNVTLILTIIMDKSLHEPMFIFLCNLCINSLYGTAGFYPKLLIDILSTSHVISYAGCLVQSFAVNSSACADFSLLVLMAYDRYVAICRPLVYHSVMNPHRVSALVFAAWILPVGQMLIITVSTSTLRLCGSQISRMYCVNYVIRRLECTVSITTVIFPVFILTYYFPHFLLVICSYFYIMRTCLTCKEERIKFLQTCLPHLMSFITVALSLLFDVLIMRLSSEKLSESAQNFIEMQFLLFPPLCFLCRKS, encoded by the exons ATGAAAGAGAACCCCTATTTTAACAGTGAGTTTTACACTGAAGATG TGACGATATTTACTCTGTCTGGATTCAATGGCATTATAAATtacagatttactttatttgctCTCACCTTTGTTTGTTACTGTGTGATTGTTCAGGTAAATGTAACCCTCATTTTGACGATAATAATGGATAAAAGTCTTCATGAACCCATGTTTATCTTTCTCTGCAACCTCTGCATCAACTCACTTTATGGGACAGCAGGTTTTTACCCAAAATTACTGATAGATATTCTGTCGACCTCTCACGTCATCTCTTATGCAGGATGCCTCGTGCAGAGTTTTGCAGTCAACTCCTCTGCTTGtgctgatttttctcttttagtGCTGATGGCCTATGATAGATATGTGGCTATATGTCGACCTCTGGTGTATCACTCTGTGATGAATCCTCACAGAGTTTCTGctcttgtgtttgctgcttggATTCTTCCAGTGGGCCAGATGCTCATAATAACAGTATCAACATCAACTCTGAGGTTATGTGGCTCACAGATATCAAGAATGTATTGTGTTAACTATGTCATACGTAGATTAGAATGTACAGTTTCCATAACAACTGtaatttttcctgtttttattctcacatATTATTTCCCTCATTTTCTCCTTGTTATTTGCTCTTATTTTTATATCATGAGAACATGCCTAACATGTAAAGAAGAAAGGATAAAATTTCTGCAAACATGTTTGCCGCATTTAATGTCTTTCATAACTGTGGCCCTATCTTTACTTTTTGATGTGCTAATTATGAGACTAAGCTCCGAAAAATTATCTGAGAGTGCCCAGAATTTTATTGAGATGcagtttctgctctttcctcctctctgttttctgTGCAGGAAGAGTTGA
- the LOC115252595 gene encoding putative gustatory receptor clone PTE03, translating to MENNSASFHFNLTMFVNIGHYRYLAFVFCLLLYSFMISANFVIILVVSRERTLHEPMYIFIALLSVNSLYGSTGFFPRFLMDLLLDTHFMSRSACFTQIYIFYTYISFEMTILGIIAYDRHVAICNPLHYHRKMTHKTVVLLASSACLIPVFTMAVGLYLSVRLPLCGNEIKRVFCGNWNVVKLSCVSTIVNNIYGMFVTILTIIFPLLYVLYTYIQIVATCWKSPAGFNRRVFQTCVPHIISFVINSLTVVCDVALSRINIEEINPFLAVIFSLEFVVIPPVLNPLVYGLKLEQIRREILRLFTRHNIII from the coding sequence ATGGAAAACAACTCAGCGTCTTTTCACTTCAACCTCACGATGTTCGTGAACATTGGGCACTACCGATACCTGGCCTTTGTTTTCTGCCTACTGCTCTACAGCTTCATGATCTCTGCTAACTTTGTCATAATCTTGGTGGTATCACGAGAGAGAACTCTGCATGAGCCAATGTACATATTCATAGCTCTTCTATCGGTCAACTCTCTGTACGGTTCCACCGGCTTCTTTCCCAGATTCCTCATGGACCTTCTTCTTGATACTCACTTTATGTCACGTAGTGCATGTTTCACTCAGATTTACATTTTCTACACATatatttcatttgaaatgacCATTCTAGGTATTATTGCTTATGACAGACATGTTGCTATTTGTAATCCTTTACATTACCACAGAAAGATGACACATAAAACTGTTGTGCTGCTGGCATCCTCAGCTTGTCTCATTCCAGTTTTTACTATGGCAGTTGGCCTGTATCTGTCCGTCAGGCTTCCATTATGTGGCAATGAGATTAAAAGGGTATTTTGTGGCAACTGGAACGTGGTAAAATTGTCATGTGTTTCCACTATTGTAAACAATATTTATGGCATGTTTGTGACAATATTGACAATTATTTTCCCACTTTTGTACGTTCTGTACACCTATATCCAGATTGTGGCTACTTGTTGGAAAAGTCCTGCAGGATTTAACCGAAGAGTGTTTCAGACCTGTGTCCCCCACATTATTTCATTTGTCATTAATTCTCTAACAGTTGTTTGTGATGTAGCCCTGAGCCGCATTAATATCGAGGAGATAAATCCATTTTTGGCTGTCATTTTTTCACTGGAGTTTGTTGTGATTCCACCAGTTTTAAACCCTCTTGTGTATGGGCTGAAGTTAGAACAGATTAGAAGAGAAATATTAAGACTGTTCACAAGGCATAACATAATTATTTAA